The DNA sequence aactttgttaatttatttcgGTGTATAATTCAGACAGGGTCGGTTTGCGAGATGAAGATTTTTAGAAGGTGGGCTAGAGGCCAAGAAATGGTTGAGGTCCACCAGAAAATGGAACATGACCATAAACATGAAAGctccaaaactaagataaagtCATGATGCATGACATGCACGGTGAAAATTTAAAAGGGGACAAATAAAAGTGGGTTCACATTCACAGCAACCCACAAGTCTTTAGGAATAAAAGTAAACCACTCATGATCCATCCTTgtggttttgaattttgatttccACACAGAACAGGGAAAGCATATGGAAAGCGTTCTAATACCTCAACTAATTAAAACCTTCCTAGTTTCAACATTGTACTATTCGCATTTTTAGTCCACGCAGCCGTCGTCGTTTTATCCTAAATTTCTGCGTTTTGATTCCACATttctgtattatttatttatttgttttttctttgaactTTCCAAGTAcaccatataaatttttacgaaaaaaaaaaaaaaaaaaaaaaaagagtagacCGTATAAGGTTTGGTCTTCTAGTACTGTGATAAAAGCGTGGGGTAGAGGGGAGTTTAAAAAGGATTGGAGCCAATTCCAACCAATAAATCTTTGCCACGTGCTGCgatcaaatcaacaaaatattcGGGCACCGTATGCAATCCCCCACCCTCAGCATATTCTCGGCTTCCGAGTTGTGCAGCATATTCTACGCTCCAGAATATTCTCATCCAGAACCGGGTATATCCAATCAGCCTTTGCCATATCATCTAGTCAATTGAAGAGTCTTTCTCAACGTCATCACGCGCAATCCTACGTGGAAATACACGTGTATCGCCTAGTTccagaaatatttagaacccgAATCTTAGCCGTTAAATCCTCAGCCCCTcaccatatttttctttcctctcaaaTTTTCCTCAGCTTCGCTTCCTGTTAGCATTCTGAGTACCGTCAAAATCCCAAGTTCTCAGAAAACTTTAGAATCTCAAGCATTAATTTTTGCcctagagggaaaaaaaaaaaaaggaaaaaaaaagaagaaaaaaaaaaaaccagtcaATAATCCTGGCTTTGAGTGCTTAGCAATGGTCAGCGACAGTGCAGCTTCGTCATCTTCTTCGAACGCTTTCTCGTTCATATCAAAAGGATGGAGGGAGGTTAAAGACTCGGCGGACGCCGATCTCCAATTGATGAGAGACCGAGCCAATTCGTTCAAGAACCTAGCTACGTCGTTCGACCGCGAGCTCgagaatttcttcaattccGCCTCGACGTTCTCGGTCCCGGCAATCCGGTCATCGCCGCCAGCGGAGATTGACTTCGTGAAGAAACTGAAGCCGAAGCTATCGGAATTCCGCAGGGCGTATTCGTCGCCAGATTTTAGTAAGAAAGTTTTGGAGAAGTGGGGGCCGAGCTCGAGGATACGTATCGATTTGTCCGCCATAAGGAATGCGATCGTGTCGGAGGTGGATGAGGAAAGGGATGGGGTTATCGATCTTGACAGGCTAAGGAGAGGGAGGAGATTGACGTTCAGAGAGTTTTGGGGCGAGTGGAAGGGGGATGGGGAGGCTGAAGAAGGGCGGTCTAGGGATTGGGAGCCAATTCGGGTGTTGAAGACGAGGTTGAAGGATTTCGAGAAAAGGAACTCGTCGACAGAAATCTTTGATGGGTTCAGGAACAATGAGTTTATGGAGAAACTAAAGTCCAGCTTGGTGAGTTACTTTCTTCGCTTTCTACAACTTTCTCGTTTTGGGTGAAATACTCTGTTTTGTCTGAGAGGCATGGAATTTGTGAACTCGAATTGCTTATGAATAAGTTGTGAATGAACTTGTAGATGTGAGTTAGTGCGAAAATTTTAAAGGATAGAAGTTTATAGATTGCTATTGCATTTCAATTACTTTCCTTTTAACCTTAATAAGTTTGTGTATAGCCTGGTGACCAGTCCCTGTTATTTCACTGagcttgtatttattttttcaagcatatataagtattttttgAAGCATATATGAGTTCAATATCTTCACCACCTTGGAAGGAAATGGGGATTTTGTTTCCAGTTGACCCCGGAACATCCCATGATGACATATTTTGATTCATGTTATATTGTGGAGCTTTATAACAGAGGCACAAGGTTTGCATCAAGTGGTGCAGTAGATCAGTTGAAGCTTTATTCCTGTGTATGGTACTTCAAATGAATGGCAATTATGAAGATGATGCTTCTTGCAATGAATTTAAGTTTAATTATATTCCCATCATCTGTTGCAAATTTTTGGTGATGGGTGGCCCttaaaatgcttttattttacttttgctGATCAAGTTACATTCTTCTTCTGGTTTATAACTAAACATTTTTGAATGACTATGTTCAGGTGGTGTTTACTATAGCCGTGCGTTCTTGTTATCCGTGCCATATTTTTGCACGTTTAATGCTCAATGCTTGATTTCTGATGACTTCTCCATTTTTTCGTTTCAGAAATCGATTTGCAAGGAGCCTCAGGAGTCAAAGGTTGGTTtgatgtccatatatatatatatatatatatattatatatcttgCTGGTATTAGTTGTGCTTGTGGGTCCTCAAGTTTATATTATTTCTCAATGCGAacctcttaattttaaaattgtataattaaaattgaattagTCAAGGACAATTGGTGATAGAGACTAGTGAAATTGACCAGAAAAACCATATCAATTCTGTTTCTTCCTCTttatctctttttattttatttctgaaaaatattgTCTATGCAGTCAAAATGCCAATCTTTAGGACTAAAagatagaaataaaaagaaaaaatcgagTAATACAACATTAGCTGGGTCAGGCTATGCTCTTTTCACCTCGTTGAACTGAGAGGGTTGAAGTTAAATTGCAGGATTGAAACTCTTTTTTTGCCCCTTGGGAGTCAGGTTTTAGCATTCACTTCTTTGCTTATGATGGAATTAAACAGACATGTATATTCTGCAATTTTTAGTGGCATTAGTGAAAACATGGACTTTGCTAATCTTTGCCTCTTATCTGATGTAGGAAGTACCACCATTGGATGTGCCAGAACTTTTGGCATATTTGGTTAGGCAATCTggtccatttttggatcaactTGGCGTTAAAAAAGGTAGGTAATCCTTTGAATTGTATTTGCAGGACAGTTTTTAGATGCAAGGGAATATTTTAGAGatactttgttttctttctgaGAATCTGAAGTTCACTTTATCATTCAATTAAGTTTTATCTcaaaataactaaattttaCCTCTGTATAATGGAGGAGTCCTATGACTTTGGCATGGTTAGTATGGGTGATAAAGTGcactctctcttcctctctcttatTCCTTCCCTCTCTCCTGGTTGCTTCTTgttctttatctttttatttattattatttttttaatgttaaaaggaTTATTGTTTATTGCTATTTTAGTAATAGTTAAATTGCaaaaacttaattttatttgagttgaCAGTTTGATTAATTGTTGGTGctgcttttgaaatttttttgtgctatcaaaatggttgcagaTATATGTGACAAAATAGTGGAAAGCTTGTGTAGCAAACGCAGGAACCAACTTTTGTTGCGGTCTCTCTCTCCTGGAGAATCCCTTGATGTAGAGAATGAAAACATTAATGATGAATTAGATTTAAGGATAGCCAGTGTTCTCCAAAGTACAGGTCATCATTATGAGGGTGGGTTTTGGACAGACCACACAAAGCACATCCCATCAGACCAGAAAAGGCACGTTGCAATTGTGACAACTGCTAGTCTTCCTTGGATGACTGGAACAGCTGTGAATCCACTGTTCCGTGCTGCGTATCTTGCGCAGTCTGCAAAACAAAATGTCACACTATTGGTTCCATGGCTTTGTAAATCAGATCAAGAACTAGTATATCCCAACAATCTCACTTTTAGTTCAGCAGAAGAGCAGGAAAGTTATATACGTAACTGGCTTGAGGAAAGAGTTGGTTTTAAGGCTGATTTTCAGATTTCCTTTTATCCAGGAAAGGTACATGTCTGAGCAAAAAAGATAAGGTGTCTCCTGTTGAATTGATTATAGAGTAACATGGTACATATTTGACATgtgttctttttgtttcttagttttCAAAAGAGAGGAGAAGCATAATACCAGCTGGTGATACTTCTCAGTTTATTCCCTCCAAGAACGCTGACATTGCTATCCTGGAAGAACCAGAACACCTTAATTGGTATCATCATGGTAGGCGGTGGACTGATAAATTCAACCATGTTGTGGGTATTGTCCACACAAATTATTTGGAGTATATCAAGAGGGAGAAAAATGGGGCTCTGCAAGCATTCTTTGTTAAACACATAAACAATTGGGTAACTAGAGCATACTGTCACAAGGTATATGAGGATCTCAGGTTTTTAtgctttaattttggatttcaaATTTTGTACTTGAGAGTACTTGCGTTAATTATAAGGTGCATGGTTTTGAATCAATTTTCCTATttgatttgtcttttttttaattccctGGTTGTTCAATATCTTGCAATATCTAAatgttttacaatttttatatagGTTCTTCGCCTATCAGCTGCGACACAGGATCTACCCAAGTCTATTGTTTGCAATGTTCATGGTGTGAATcccaaatttttgaaaattggagAAAAGATTGCTGCAGAAAGGGAAATAGGACAACAGGCTTTCTCTAAAGGAGCATATTTCTTAGGCAAGATGGTCTGGGCCAAGGGATACAGGGAATTGATAGATTTGTTAGCAAAGAACAAAAGTGGTCTTGATGGTTTTAAACTGGATGTGTTTGGAAATGGAGAGGATGCCCATGAAGTTCAGACTGCAGCTAAAAGGTTGGATTTGAATCTCAACTTTCTGAAGGGAAGAGATCATGCAGATGATTCTCTACACAGGTAAGGATCCCTCGAAACCCATTTGACTGAGCTTCATCATTTCTACtcgctattttatttttagacagtgtacattttttattttgtttatttgttaagTCCACTCAATTTTCATGAAATATTTTGTCATCGCTTGAAGATGCAAAGCTTTCATAAACCCCAGCGTTGTTGATGTaaacttttttctttgcttGAAGGTATAAAGTCTTCATAAACCCCAGTATTAGCGATGTGCTCTGCACGGCTACTGCTGAGGCGCTTGCGATGGGAAAATTTGTAGTATGTGCAGACCATCCATCGAATGAGTTTTTCAGGTCTTTTCCTAACTGTTTGACTTACAAGACATCTGAGGACTTTATTGCCAGAGTGAAGGAAGCATTAGAAAATGAGCCCCAGCCTCTTACTCCAGAGCAAAGATATAACCTTTCATGGGAGGCTGCCACCCAAAGATTCATGGAGTTTTCAGAACTTGATAGGGTCTTGAACAATAAGGAAGAGGGTGAAAAATTAGGCAGAACAAGTGGGAAGTTAATGACAAAGTCGGTATCAATGCCAAGCCTGACAGAGATGGTTGATGGAGGATTGGCATTTGCCCACTATTGTCTCACCGGTAATGAATTCCTTAGACGTTGTACTGGAGCCATACCAGGGACGCGCGACTATGATAAACAGCACTGTAAAGACTTGCATCTCTTGCCTCCACAGGTGGAGAATCCAATCTATGGCTGGTAATGGATAAGTAAGCCTATTGTATTATATTTACACTTAAACGCAAATAGTTATAGGAGTCTGCTATGCTTAATTGATAGTAATAgaaggttttgtttttttttttatttttttatagtttctTAGAATGATGTAACTAATTAATATTCAAGAAAATAACCTTTAGATAGTGAAATCCAAGTTTTGTTAGTCTCTTGTTAATGTAGAAGTCCAACTGCTGTTTGTCATGAAAATCAATATGCTTGgttgtaaaaaaatttagaattaatgaaaatGTAAGCTCAAGCTGTTAAGAGCTGGTTGCGTAGAGCAATTTCATCTAGCATAAGCTGATAATTGTTGCTTTTGTTTGTAGTTTATGGTTTCTCTTATTTCTGGCTGATAATCGTTGCGGGATCATTAAATTCAtggggtttttattttatattatacgTATAGCGCAATTTGTCGTGAAAGCCAAGGCTATTGCCTATTGTATAGcttatttgaagaaatttccTGTTTTCTACGAGAGCAAAATCTGATGATAAATCGTACTTTATTCAGCGAATGGCATTGATTGGTAACGATGACTTTAGCAATGCCATGTGACTATCCCATATAAGAGATCGTCTTCATTTTGTGTTTAAAAGAATTAACAAACCATAATGGGATTGTAAAATTGATGCTGCTTAGTATATAAGAAAAGGGCTgatgataaaaattttattctctTGAAACTcaattctaaaatttaaaaattcaatattgtAGTACTAAAAATATCATTGCAACTTTCTTTATGAATTGAAAATTCGATACTGCGACtaacaattatatattaaaaaattaacaataacgGGAAATATaggtataatttttaaaagcaaaagaaaaagaagctcTAGTAGATGCAAGTGTAcgtatttgaaataaaaattagatacaaAATTCTACGCTGCATTCTATAggtttaacaaaaacaaaaatcaaaaaaccgAAAGTTCCAgttaaaagataataatttttttaattttaattttaatttttttaaaaaagaatctcAAGCAGAGAAAAACTGAATGAAATGAATGGGTGTCCACCCATACCGTACTTATGCCGAGCGTGTGGTTCACGTGCGGCATAActtttcggttttttttttttatctttggtGTATGCAAAATTGCAATTTGCAAATGTACATGAATTTAATTTGCGTATAAACCTAATTAAAGTGAGGGTTTGCAGTGCACGTGATCCCCATTTAGTGCGATTTCTGACTCTTCTTCACAACCAAGAGTTGTATATACACGCTAATGGCCACCATGGGCATTGGATATTGAAGAAAGTTTCGGAATCTTCTAAGTGACCTGTTTGGATTACCAAACAAATTATCGTGCTAATTCACTTCTTAGCTAGATTAATCTGTTTATTAGGTATCTCATGACGATACCTTATTACAAACGTAATCAGCAAATTATGGAGACCGAATCTATCACTTAAGAATCATGATTGTATTcatcataaaaatattcataaaaccATGTCCTATTTGTTCTAAGAGTTTTTCatcatgttttttttaaaaaaaattttttttatacattattCTTAGTTATTAATTTCCCCATTTTTAAAATGATGTTCAGCTTTTTGAAATGTGAATTTCTACCAAGTAAAGAAAATGGTACCGCTTGCATTGCTAATAAGTTGTAATGGGGGACAGATTGGGCTAATTAGCTGTTGCCCATAAACCATAGTACAAAATAGACGCATTTTACCAAAAAGTACAAAACAGATGCATGATGTTCAGCTTTCTAGTTTGCCTTTAGCCTGTGGGATTTGCAGTTACGGCTGCCTAGTTTACTTTGCTAAAGATTCTTTTTTGTCAGAAactaagtttattttattttattttttgggtgaataactAAGTTTAGTTAATTGCATAttgtgtttaattatatatgtatatttattcaaaatttttctatGTATATCATTTCCTACATGTATGTAGCTAGTAATGAATCTTTTGGTTATATGTGCAGTAGTtcactctttttttgttttttgttttttgttttttttttttttttttttttggggaatatgcAGTAGCTGATCACTCAATAGTTAATTATTGGTAATTGATCACTCAATGATTAAGGTAAAAAGCAAAGGTTACAAATGTTTGTATATTCCAAAGCTTGGTGGTGGTTGTTGGGATAAggtatatacaaacatatcTTCAATTTGACTTCTTAGCTTATATGCAGCATTAAAAAAACATGTGAATAGTGAGAAGCACTTAGTATGTCTTCTTTACTTCCTCTAAATCGATAAAATCATAAtcttagacatatatatatatatatatatatattataatgaaagatttatggaaaaaaaattataaaacataacCATTCATAATTATTAGATCATACATATTTTGATGATTGTAGATATTAtcttttacaatttatttttatcaatgtttcgctatattaaaattgatatatatatatatacatatttatatacaaaatcaaCACAATCAATCTTTTATCAAGTCACAGTcttatattaaaacaattaccgAATCTAACACTTCATATTTAGCTTTGCAAATAGATCCAATACAATTAAACAAATTCAATATTTGTGATAAAAGACACATAGCGGAATGATCAAAGcatattaattttacaaataatcaAACCCTGATGAtgaatttttaatgttttttttttcttctaatcttGTTTTTGCTAAGAATATTGTAAGTGTGGTAATGGGAATATTCTATATCTCTTGTACCTCCAAACTTTTGTATGGTTTTGGAACGTACGCTCTTATCCTAAACGGAGAAAAGCccttattttttggtgaatagtgAAGCAAAACTGCATATTTCTTTAGCTAACCTACCCACTTTAACTAACACCAAATTGTCCTTATTTCGTTAAGCAAGTAGTACCCAATTAATTTGCCTTTCGTAAGAATAAGGTCATATATAATAAGAAAGAAACTAGAAAATGAATCAATGGCAGATCCTGCTAAGTGGAATCATTTCCATTGTAATAAGATTCACCTGTGTTTGCACGTGATTCAGATGGATCCagcatcaaattaattaatggtaGTGATTCCCACTAATTAGtagcataaaattaattaatttgtttgaactttttcAAGGATATTCGCAAAGCTTACTCATAATATTGTCAAATTTAGAGGCCTTGAATTTGTATAGATGACCATTTTGGGTCTAAGTACATATATGTTGGTGGCTTTtattcagtttatttatttatttatttttggttggaaGGTAGCTTCTATTCagttgtgtgtgtgtggtgatttttatttaagttttatgaaaatatatacagaaaaattttaaaaagattcatcttacatttttaaaatgaaatttttcaaTCATGATCATTGAATTTTATGTAGTTGAGCCTaactaatatgtatatatactaatatatatatatatatatatatgtaattcaa is a window from the Ziziphus jujuba cultivar Dongzao chromosome 11, ASM3175591v1 genome containing:
- the LOC107433638 gene encoding digalactosyldiacylglycerol synthase 1, chloroplastic; its protein translation is MVSDSAASSSSSNAFSFISKGWREVKDSADADLQLMRDRANSFKNLATSFDRELENFFNSASTFSVPAIRSSPPAEIDFVKKLKPKLSEFRRAYSSPDFSKKVLEKWGPSSRIRIDLSAIRNAIVSEVDEERDGVIDLDRLRRGRRLTFREFWGEWKGDGEAEEGRSRDWEPIRVLKTRLKDFEKRNSSTEIFDGFRNNEFMEKLKSSLKSICKEPQESKEVPPLDVPELLAYLVRQSGPFLDQLGVKKDICDKIVESLCSKRRNQLLLRSLSPGESLDVENENINDELDLRIASVLQSTGHHYEGGFWTDHTKHIPSDQKRHVAIVTTASLPWMTGTAVNPLFRAAYLAQSAKQNVTLLVPWLCKSDQELVYPNNLTFSSAEEQESYIRNWLEERVGFKADFQISFYPGKFSKERRSIIPAGDTSQFIPSKNADIAILEEPEHLNWYHHGRRWTDKFNHVVGIVHTNYLEYIKREKNGALQAFFVKHINNWVTRAYCHKVLRLSAATQDLPKSIVCNVHGVNPKFLKIGEKIAAEREIGQQAFSKGAYFLGKMVWAKGYRELIDLLAKNKSGLDGFKLDVFGNGEDAHEVQTAAKRLDLNLNFLKGRDHADDSLHRYKVFINPSISDVLCTATAEALAMGKFVVCADHPSNEFFRSFPNCLTYKTSEDFIARVKEALENEPQPLTPEQRYNLSWEAATQRFMEFSELDRVLNNKEEGEKLGRTSGKLMTKSVSMPSLTEMVDGGLAFAHYCLTGNEFLRRCTGAIPGTRDYDKQHCKDLHLLPPQVENPIYGW